CCCTTAACCGAGCCGGTCAGCCCGATCGGTGAGATCTACTTGGCAACAACCACGGTCGATATCAGGGGACGCCTCGGTGAACGCTCCGCAATCAAAACCCTGCGTTGGGAACCGGGCCAGCCGATCGCCCTGTCCGCCGAGCCAGGGCTCGTCATCGTCGCGGCCGAGCCGACCGGCCGATGGACCATCGGCGCCGCCGGCTACCTCAGTCTGCCGGCCCGGCTACGCCGCGAGTCCCACATCGGGCTCACCGATCGCGTCCTACTCCTCGCAGCGCCATACGGTGACCTGCTGGTGGTCTACTCCACCGCGTATGTCGCCGACGCAATGGCGAGCAAACATCTCCACCTTCGGGCACCGAAGTCATGAAGTCGGACGATGTCGCCACCGCATTGCATCTACTGTCCCGGCTCGGGCTCACCATCGAGGACCTGTCCATCGCGATGCCTCCGTCCACGGAGGTTCCGACGTTTACCTCGTACCTCACACAATTGCGCGAGTCGCTCCCACCCGTCACCGTCAAGAACTACGAATCGTACTGGCGAGTAATCGAGAGAGCCTGGGGTCCGAGAAAACTAGATGGTGTTACATCCACCGAAATCGACCGGCTCGTCAACCAGCATCGGGCCGACGCCGTCGTGCGATCCAACTCTCGCGATGGCCGCGGAGCCGCTGCCAGCTTGATCTCGGCGTTGAGGTGTATCTACCGCTACGCCGAGCGCGACGTTCTCATACACCCAGCCGACAACCCTGCCAGCAAAATCTCACGCCCACCACAGCTCCCCAGTTCGCGCCATGCCTTGTCGCGGACTCAGGTCATGGAACTCGCCGAGGTTGCGTCCACGACAGGCAATGACCCCGAACTCGACGCTCTCATCTTCCGTCTACACCTGGAAACTGCGTGTCGACGCGGCGGCTCCCTCGCCCTCGATGTGGGAAACCTCAACAGCACCGACTGCCTGGTCCAGCTTCACGAGAAGGGCGGCACAGTCCGCTGGCAACCTATATCCCCGTCACTGACAAATCATCTGCTGCAGCACATCGGGAGCCGCGGGGGAATCGATACGACGACCAAGCTTCTGCGGTACCGCAATGGCAGACCGATGGGCCGCCGTCGCTTCGACTATCTCAGTGAGCGCCTGCGAGACCACCTGCCATGGGCCGACACCCTCCAATTCAGCATCCACTGGCTTCGCCACACCACCCTCACCTGGGTCGAGCGCGAATACAGTTACGCCGTAGCCCGCGCTTACGCGGGCCACGGCCAACGAGCCAGTACTTCCACCGGGGCAACCTTCACCTATGTCCGAGCCGGACTGCCCGAGGTTGCCCATGCTCTGTCGACCCTGACCGGCGAGCCTCATCCACTGGCGGACGCCGCCCGGCATCCGCTCGCGGCACAACCGACGGACTCCGCGCGACCACCGGACGGTAGGATATGACCTTATGAGCACGCAAACATCGCGTGTTCGCTGCGATTTGCGTGTTAGAACAAGTTCTATATTCTCGGTGCCATGAAGGTCGCAGTGACCGGCGCAGCCGGCTACCTTGGCACGAATCTGCTCCCCCTGCTCGCCGAGCACGGCCACGAGGTCACCGCCATCGATCGGACGGTCCCCGACGCGGCCGCCGCGCCGGATGTGTCGTGGGTACGCGGCGACGTACTCGATCCAGCGGCGATGCGCGCCGCACTGACCGGCGCCGAAGTCGTCTACCACCTTGTCGCAGTGATCACCCTCGCCGAGAAGAACGACCTTGCCTGGCAGGTGAACACCGAGGGCGTGCGCGTGGTCGCCGAGGCGGCGCTTGCCGTCGGCGCGCGGCGGATGGTGCACGCCAGCTCCATCCACGCATTCAACCAATACAGCTGCGGCGGCCGGATCGACGAGAGCGCGCCACGGTCGGCCGAGACGGCGCTGCCGGTCTACGACCGCTCGAAATGGGCGGGCGAGGTGGAACTACGCAAGGTGATCGACCAGGGCTTGGACGCGGTGCTGTGCAACCCCACCGGCGTCTTTG
The DNA window shown above is from Nocardia sp. NBC_01730 and carries:
- a CDS encoding NAD-dependent epimerase/dehydratase family protein; amino-acid sequence: MKVAVTGAAGYLGTNLLPLLAEHGHEVTAIDRTVPDAAAAPDVSWVRGDVLDPAAMRAALTGAEVVYHLVAVITLAEKNDLAWQVNTEGVRVVAEAALAVGARRMVHASSIHAFNQYSCGGRIDESAPRSAETALPVYDRSKWAGEVELRKVIDQGLDAVLCNPTGVFGPLDYSRPLSRINRTLEDAARGRVPAMIGGGFDLVDVRDVAKGLLLAGEHGRTGENYLLGGSMISMLDLCRLAASHGGKKGPQFAISPKIVSGIIPVLAPIGKLFNSDIISKAALGALISAPIVDHGKAERELGYQPRPVDETVRDLVAFFADPTRLTPPGARQIA
- a CDS encoding tyrosine-type recombinase/integrase, which gives rise to MKSDDVATALHLLSRLGLTIEDLSIAMPPSTEVPTFTSYLTQLRESLPPVTVKNYESYWRVIERAWGPRKLDGVTSTEIDRLVNQHRADAVVRSNSRDGRGAAASLISALRCIYRYAERDVLIHPADNPASKISRPPQLPSSRHALSRTQVMELAEVASTTGNDPELDALIFRLHLETACRRGGSLALDVGNLNSTDCLVQLHEKGGTVRWQPISPSLTNHLLQHIGSRGGIDTTTKLLRYRNGRPMGRRRFDYLSERLRDHLPWADTLQFSIHWLRHTTLTWVEREYSYAVARAYAGHGQRASTSTGATFTYVRAGLPEVAHALSTLTGEPHPLADAARHPLAAQPTDSARPPDGRI